In Marmota flaviventris isolate mMarFla1 chromosome 17, mMarFla1.hap1, whole genome shotgun sequence, a single genomic region encodes these proteins:
- the LOC114080967 gene encoding olfactory receptor 1D2 → MDGGNQSGDSEFLLMGLSEIPEQQQILFWMFLSMYLVAVVGNVLIILAIGSDSRLHTPMYFFLANLSLTDLFFVTNTIPKMLVNLQSQNKAISYTGCLTQLYFLVSLVALDNLILAAMAYDRYVAICHPLHYVTAMSPQLCILLLILCWALSILYGLIHTLLMTRVTFCGSRKIHYIFCEMYVLLRLACSNTQINHMVLIATGCFIFLTPLGFMIMSYVRIVRAILRIPSATGKYKTFSTCASHLAVVSLFYGTLGMVYLQPLHTYSMKDSVATVMYAVVTPMMNPFIYSLRNKDMHGALGRFLLGKAFQRST, encoded by the coding sequence ATGGATGGAGGCAACCAGAGTGGGGACTCTGAGTTCCTACTCATGGGGCTCTCAGAAATTCCCGAGCAGCAGCAGATCCTGTTCTGGatgttcctgtccatgtacctggtggCTGTGGTGGGGAAtgtgctcatcatcctggccattGGCTCTGACTCCCGCCTGCACactcccatgtacttcttcctggcCAACCTCTCCCTCACTGACCTCTTCTTTGTCACCAACACAATCCCCAAGATGCTGGTGAATCTTCAGTCCCAGAACAAAGCCATCTCCTACACAGGGTGTCTGACACAGCTCTACTTCCTGGTCTCCCTGGTGGCCCTGGACAACCTCATCCTGGCCGCGATGGcatatgaccgctatgtggccatctgccacccccTCCACTATGTCACAGCCATGAGTCCTCAGCTCTGTATCCTTCTGCTCATCTTGTGTTGGGCCCTATCTATCCTCTATGGCCTCATTCACACTCTCCTCATGACCAGAGTGACCTTCTGTGGATCCCGCAAGATCCATTACATCTTCTGTGAGATGTACGTCCTGCTGAGACTTGCGTGTTCCAACACCCAGATCAACCACATGGTGCTGATTGCCACAGGCTGCTTCATCTTCCTCACCCCGCTAGGGTTCATGATCATGTCGTATGTCCGCATTGTCAGAGCCATCCTCAGAATACCCTCAGCCACTGGGAAGTACAAAACCTTCTCTACCTGTGCCTCCCATTTGGCTGTGGTCTCCCTCTTCTATGGGACACTTGGCATGGTGTATCTGCAGCCCCTGCATACCTACTCCATGAAGGATTCAGTAGCCACAGTGATGTATGCTGTGGTGACCCCCATGATGAACCCTTttatctacagcctgaggaacaaggacatGCATGGGGCTTTGGGAAGATTCCTCCTAGGGAAAGCCTTTCAGAGGTCAACTTGA
- the LOC114080966 gene encoding olfactory receptor 1P1-like — MVGGNQTNSFEFTLWGLSERPEQQHILFLLFLWMYVITVAGNLLIVLAIGADTRLHTPMYFFLAILSCADILFTSTTVPKALVNIHTKRRSISYAGCLTQLYFFLTFGDMDIFLLATMAYDRFVAICHPLHYAVIMSFQRCMFMVTACWTLTNFVAMTHTFLIFRLSFCSKKTIPDFFCDLGPLMKVSCSDTQVNELVLLFLGGAVILIPFLLILVSYIRIVSAILRVPSAQGRLKAFSTCGSHLSVVALFFGTVIRAYLCPSSSSSNSVVEDTAAAVMYTVVTPLLNPFIYSLRNKDMKGALVRLLRGKVSFLRGQ, encoded by the coding sequence ATGGTAGGAGGGAATCAGACCAACAGCTTTGAGTTCACCCTCTGGGGACTCTCTGAGCGGCCCGAGCAGCAGCACATCCTCTTCCTGCTGTTCCTGTGGATGTATGTGATCACCGTGGCTGGAAACCTGCTCATTGTCTTGGCCATTGGTGCTGACACACgtctccacacccccatgtacttcttcctcgcCATCCTATCATGTGCAGACATCCTGTTCACCTCCACCACTGTGCCTAAAGCCCTGGTGAACATCCACACCAAAAGGAGGTCCATCTCCTATGCAGGATGCCTGACCCAGCTCTACTTCTTCTTGACTTTTGGGGACATGGACATCTTTCTCCTGGCCAcaatggcctatgaccgctttgtGGCTATTTGCCACCCTCTCCACTATGCAGTGATCATGAGCTTCCAGCGCTGCATGTTCATGGTGACTGCCTGCTGGACCCTCACAAACTTTGTGGCTATGACCCACACTTTCCTCATATTCCGGCTCTCCTTCTGCTCTAAGAAGACTATTCCTGACTTCTTCTGTGACCTGGGACCCCTAATGAAGGTCTCTTGCTCTGATACCCAGGTCAATGAACTTGTACTTCTCTTCTTGGGGGGTGCAGTTATTTTGATCCCCTTTTTGCTCATCCTGGTCTCTTATATCCGGATTGTGTCAGCTATCCTTAGAGTTCCCTCTGCCCAGGGAAGGCTCAAGGCTTTCTCTACCTGTGGTTCACACCTCTCTGTGGTTGCCCTGTTCTTTGGGACAGTGATCAGGGCTTATTTGTGCCCCTCATCCTCTTCTTCTAACTCTGTGGTGGAGGACACAGCAGCTGCGGTCATGTACACAGTAGTGACTCCCCTGCTGAACCCCTTCATTTATAGCCTGCGGAACAAGGACATGAAGGGGGCTCTGGTCAGACTTCTCAGGGGCAAAGTCTCCTTCTTGAGGGGCCAGTGA